GTTGCGGAGCGTCGGCgtcttccatcgagacatcGGCTGATGAGCAAgtactagactcgtcatgaCGACTTGATGGAGAGCCTGACCCCTTGAATAGACGAGACAGTCGCCTCCTCATActgcacaatggagcaagaacTAGCTATCTCGGCGGGGGTTAGAAATGACAAGAGTTTCACccgccggttagtttcaccaaagcaacttgtatgtATGCAACTAAAGATTTGAACTTGAGGAAAACTATCAAAGCATGAATGAACTTGAaagcaaactttggagagggaatgaaaatgtgttgaaatggggtggaatTCCCTCTCTCGGTCGGCTGGCTTTTATAGGGTGCCCACAACGGTcaagaatgacatgtgggacccactagccGTTGCCTCAAAAAGTGAGGAAGCTGACCGTTGCCtggccggttcggccgaacacccctggtgggcccaaccggccccactttcggCTGTTGGAATCCAACGGTCAGTGCGGTCGTGGCACAGTGAATTTTTATTGAAcaatttattttggtttgctctgaaaaatagatttgaataatttcctcaaaattcaaaaactcaaaatgcaattttgaaattcaaacatgtgttgatgcaaaaattcaaattgttgaaaacaaatatgcggatacataccaatttacctgttggcgaaggtcgcgtcatttaaagtccgacgtgcaagaccgtacctccttTCGATTCAGTGCGCGGATTTTCCAcccgtctccggaggtgatggagcagGCGCCTTTGGCTTTTCCTTCCACACGTTATTTGATTTCGGTGCGGAAAACAGCTTCTTCTGAGCCGGCTGCTCTaacttcttggccggtacaggTGATTTTACCGGTGTcctccaataacggttcctgggcattgttttttccttttccaggAAGTTCTGCATGAACTCTACCAGGCTTATCcgtcttgggtggctccacttcgaccacttGAATATTCTGCGGGTTCGGCCCGTACTAGattctgaccatggagcattgttccgtccttagttgaaactcaaacttttcctccttcccattgatatggaaacggatactccccattcccacgtcaatgttggctcctgCGGTGCTAAGGAATGGATGCCCCAGGATTAGCGACGTCTCCTTCCCCGTGTCCATGTCTAGCACCACAAAatcaaccgggatgaagaaatcccatATCTTGACAGGCACATCCTCTTCTATCCCCACCGGGCAATGGACTGACGAGTCAGCCAGTTGGaggcgcatcggtgttggtgccaacaccgtgaagttgagtTTGTCAAAGACGTCTTTGGGCATGACGCtgacgctggcaccaaggtcgcacaaggcctggtcgaattgttgtgccccgatcgagcaggtgatcgtgggacacctcggatctttcttcttctccgggagcttgtggagtatgacGTTGCTGCAGTGTTCCGTCGTTGGGAgtggtctcttgttgttgagtatgtccttgagataacgggcgtatgttggtacttgcatagcgtccaacaacggcacgttgatgtggatcttctggattacttcaacaGAACGTGCGAACTGctgacggtttcctactccgCTGAGGGAATGGCAGCAACCGTGTGTCGCAGTACTCCTGCGGCACGGTTTTCTCTGGCTGAATCTCCTTGTCAGCCAAGTCAGTAGATGGCGTTTCTTTTGACATCCCATtagttcctgcagggttaggatatggcggatcacgagtggacttacctcccctcgtcgtgatcgccttaatattttcaatggaggagtcgggttgccccggaatcctctcggattcatttgcagggactaaagatgccaacTGAGCTAACTGGGTTTCTATCATCTTATTAAAGCTCAGCTGGTTTTGAAATGCAGAAGCAAAGCCGTCTAGCTTGACatttgtcgacgggggatacccatagaccggatatagagggtattggggtacgctggtacgaggatctacgtagtacgacatcaagcaaacaaaagatagggattatactggttcaggccccttaagaggtaatagccctaatccaattaatatgggattatatgatggaaatcacagattacaaagagaatagtggaactcgatgataccgatgAGATCGTAATCAAAtcggttcgactagatcacccagCGACTTAGCTCTtgcaggctccggcttcgtaggctgtggtggatgtgttggcagTCAAATTCGATGCCCTAGGTCCTCCcgaggggtcccttttataccgcaggttagttggtctccaagtaggactcggagacatcggaccctacacgatacagtgacgacccagttctatcCGAGTAGGGATCCTTCCCATCTGTGAACtccgtgatgaatttccttaacgtgtacagagaacgtccgtatacgcgtagatataccatatcgatatatgacgtatatccaagggtagagggtatacttTATCTATAACCCCGAcaatagcccccgacttctgcttaaatgaactcatatgaccgatcgcgacttctgatgtTGGGGTTGTTGTCGTTCTCGACTGGTTGATCTCGGTGTGAGAACCGTAGAGACAAGGAGTAATCAACAACACCATGCGAagttcaacggtcatgagtgaatttaaattgaagtccgaaaactgccgcgcgtaacggacccagaaattttcggcagccatctctctcctttccttggaattcgtaCCGTCGGTAGTGCgtctatttaagggagttttgggTATCCACGTTGAAGTCCACCTGCTGCGAAAAACTTTCCAGCCTCCAAGCGCTCctcgtcttctccgctcccgCAAAAAGCCAAGCTTGCTCATCTCAGtctcttctccggcgatctACGGCGGCTatggatctcgacaagtccACTTCCACCGGTGCATCCCTGAAGAAGCTGCAGGAGGACGGCGCTCTCCCCAGTCACGAGACCATGGAGAGAGAACTAGGAGGTATTGAACCCGAACCTATCCTGGGCCGCATGGTTGCGGTTGAGGACTATATTCTTTGTGGTTTTCTTCCTCTGCCTTCcgaatttcttcttcttgtcttgAATTTCTACGGTCTTTCGttgctccatttgaaccccaattccatcgccttcctcAGTATTTTTTCcgatctttgtgaggcctacattggggtagagccgtttCTTGATCTCTTTCATTTCTACTACGAGTTGCGCTGGATGGAACCTAAGAAGGTATCCGGATGTGTCGGTTTctgacttcgggatggcctgaagtcgcgatacatccccttccagtgcccctcttctcatagcaaatggcgggcgaggtggttctatcttcagatagagaaTTCGGATCCCGTCTTCGTTGTCCCAGAGgaacaaccagacaagatttcGTCTTGGACCACCAAACCCGCCTTAGCCCCCTCCCTTCAGTCCTTCATCGATATCATCGATGGCCTCCGAATTCGAgggttgtcggggtatgaagtcgctgccgacttcattggtaggcggatccagccgctccaggctcgagccCACCCAGCCTTTGACTATTCTTGGCCGGAGGACgggacccgggtttctcctcggggtatttttcttATATTTCAGATTCCATTCCTTATGTGCATGTTCCTCCTTTTTTATCGAATTCTGGTTCTCGATCTACAGGTTTGAACAGCGAAACCGTGGAGCGCCGCGTCGGTCAAGTGATGATCAACGGCCCCACAACGGCGAGCAACGTCCCTATCCCCCTTTGCGAGAAGGGGACAGCCGAGCGTGAAGCTGCAATCAACGTGAGTGTACTCGACGACCCCTTTATCCTTTTCTTCCAGGATCGCATTGTGATTCATGTAGTgcaggctctccctctgactgaCGTCATCGGGCCGCTCGTGGACCACCAGGCGGCGGCTTCGTTGAAAGAGGGCGTCACCCAGGAGGTGTCCgacgttgctgctgctgctgccgctgccacgACCAGTGGCAGCAACATTCCAAAAAAGGGAAGGAAGTTTTCCTCCGTGGTTTGTAACCGTCGGAAGGCGCCCACTCCATCGGTAAGCCCCTTTGGTCACTTGTTGCGTAGTCGGAAGATATTGTCCTCACACCGTACTCGTTTTACTTAGGCCTCTCCCACCTCAGCGACGGCAGAGGATGGTGACacttggcgagaagtaagtagacGAACTTGAGGTCTTGTTATTTCATTGAACTCTGGCAGGCCGTCTTGATGGCAATTACGGCAATCCTTCATAGGGCGGCGCGGGCAAAGGCGGCGCAAGACGGGTCTGGAGGGAACTCCAGTGCGTCTCTTGCAGCGGCTTCGACCGAGGTTGTGGTCGTGCCCAAGAGTCGTGAGGCGACGCCCAGCGGCTCTGTCGGCGGCCTTGTGCCCGCTCGAGGCCCGCTCGCTGACATCCTCACCTGGGGGGAGCTCCAAATCGAGATGGAGCGCATCCTCCAGGCTGGTGCTCGCAGGATAGGGCGCGAGATTGAGGAGGCGAAGGCGGTGGTGTCATCGTCGGTGAACGAACGCGCCAAGCTGGCGCGTGACCTGGCGGAGGTCCAcgaggacctccagaagatgagggagctggtggtCGGCAACGAGCAGCAGCGGCAGGGGCTCGAGCAACAcatgtcggagctcgagaacaacCTGTCGGAGATCCGCGGCTCGCTGTGGACCACCTACACCGGGCTGAACCAGCTCGCCGTGGAGTGCGGTGTTACGACCACCATCCCGGCGAATcccgacgagttctcgctgaTGACTTCACTTGCGAaactggcgacggcgatggaggagatcccctccaagcatgcggccaggatcggGGAGGAGACGTCCAATGGGATCTACATCGGGGCGTGCCACGTCCTCTCGTGCGTAAGGTTGGCGCATCCTGAACTCGACCTCCAGaggatcttggatcagggggctgCTAACGACGCGCGTAAGGGCGTGATGGAAGAAGTCAGAGATCTGGGGGAGtctgttctccccctttttgaagaaTAGGATTTGAGTTCCCCTGTGCTCCTTAGTCAGTCGTGCTTGTAAAACTTTTGTTGGTTCCAACTGCCTTTGTGTGTGTAGTCATCACCTTTGTTTTCTTTAGCATTTTGATCTCGAGTACTTTGTTGTCGTTGTAGAGATgtcgatgtcgaggatgtcTAGCAGCGCGGGTAGCCTGAGTTGCCTGTAATCGTTCCGGCACTTGCGCTCGAGCCGTATGTGCCGCAGGACGACGTAGATCGGAACTTGCCCGTGGAAGCGGGCGTGGCGACGACTTccttaggttggttttttttgttttcatctgCTTTGCTGATTTGTCGGGATTGACTTAATTTGTCGTGTTCTCGAGAGAGAAGAACAACTTGACTTAGCCGTTTCCATGCTGAGCAGACCTCGAGAGTGCGCTGGCCGACCGAGATCGTCGCATCCAATACTGGAGGACGAAGTTCGAGGTGGCCGAACTGGAGAGGACTATGGTGGAAGTGAAGAAGGATCGGGCTGTGGAAGCACTCcgaggtcgcgaggtgtggttcaactcgtacctcaGGAGCTGTTGCGCGGTCATGGCTGGAGTCTCCAGGGAACTCCAGGTACCACGCGGGGATCCCGAGGAGTCGGCGGCCGGATATATCTCGTGGTTGAATGGGGCCTGTGCCCAGCTCGAAGGTATCGACAAGCATAtcgacgaggccctgaagcaggagtgCCGTCGATAGAGCCGATATGCTGGAGGGCATGTGCTGGCCTGTATCAGAGATCACCGtccgcagctgcacctcgagttcctcca
Above is a window of Oryza sativa Japonica Group chromosome 10, ASM3414082v1 DNA encoding:
- the LOC136353511 gene encoding uncharacterized protein gives rise to the protein MQVPTYARYLKDILNNKRPLPTTEHCSNVILHKLPEKKKDPRCPTITCSIGAQQFDQALCDLGASVSVMPKDVFDKLNFTVLAPTPMRLQLADSSVHCPVGIEEDVPVKIWDFFIPVDFVVLDMDTGKETSLILGHPFLSTAGANIDVGMGSIRFHINGKEEKFEFQLRTEQCSMVRI